One region of Vulgatibacter sp. genomic DNA includes:
- a CDS encoding DUF4215 domain-containing protein — protein sequence MMRMRWAAIAAAVLVAACGAEEPGVEQAHGGSGGSGGVGGSGGAGGTGGSGGAGGVGGAGGTAGEGGAGGQGGAGGAEAVCGNDVRERGEACDDGNTDDGDGCSSSCELEAACGDGFVDPGEACDDGNVVAGDGCSADCSRIEICGNGFVDPGEACDDGNTDPGDGCRADCLGSESCGDGLVDAGEICDDGNREDGDACSADCSDAVICGDGVVEGKEGCDDGNVEGGDGCSPDCRFEGDDCDAPWIIGPQAFDPATLTWSWSADTSSAGADYDNAFCSSPMDNDLVAAFTAADAGNYVFDLVAPDFDAVLYIWSNGCGPAASAAGCTDWYGPGGGENLQVTLAAGDTVYVVVDGADARGGGQSGPFTLTVSRPVCGNGVLEYAEQCDDGNFFGADGCNTFCSLEPGWECPTPGSSCHEVVCGDGTVGRGENCDDGNETDGDGCSADCFWIEAGHACPPEGGACRVITCGDGFVDGSEACDDANTADLDGCSSSCVVEPGWGCLPGQSCHPIVCGDGNVDGTESCDDGNTTSGDGCTSTCTLELAPVGGNLTFAGSIDAGDPIWARPNFDCTDVGNVADYPYDLITVSNGGTEALPITATATWSNGDGYLFAHLAPFDPTLPTSGCLAGNDDYMGTGQSQVERVRVGAGETLVLVATPFSNAHHIGPWTVAVTTEAHLCGDGVGTGSEACDDGNSSDGDGCSASCAVEAGFTCPPAGGPCN from the coding sequence ATGATGCGGATGCGGTGGGCGGCGATTGCCGCGGCGGTACTGGTGGCGGCGTGTGGCGCGGAGGAGCCGGGGGTGGAGCAGGCGCATGGCGGCAGCGGGGGGAGCGGCGGCGTCGGTGGCAGCGGCGGTGCCGGTGGCACGGGTGGCTCCGGCGGTGCCGGTGGCGTCGGCGGGGCCGGCGGCACGGCAGGCGAGGGCGGCGCCGGGGGCCAGGGCGGTGCGGGCGGCGCCGAGGCGGTCTGCGGCAACGACGTGCGCGAGCGCGGCGAGGCCTGCGACGACGGCAACACCGACGACGGCGACGGCTGCTCGAGCAGCTGCGAGCTCGAGGCCGCGTGTGGCGACGGCTTCGTCGATCCCGGCGAGGCGTGCGACGACGGCAACGTCGTCGCCGGAGACGGCTGCAGCGCGGATTGCAGCCGGATCGAGATCTGCGGCAACGGCTTCGTCGATCCCGGCGAAGCCTGCGACGACGGAAACACCGACCCAGGCGACGGCTGCAGGGCCGACTGCCTCGGCAGCGAGAGCTGCGGTGACGGCCTCGTCGATGCGGGCGAGATCTGCGACGACGGCAACCGGGAGGACGGCGACGCCTGCTCCGCCGACTGCAGCGACGCGGTGATCTGCGGCGACGGCGTGGTCGAGGGCAAGGAAGGTTGCGACGACGGCAACGTCGAGGGCGGCGACGGCTGCAGCCCCGACTGCCGCTTCGAAGGCGACGACTGCGACGCGCCCTGGATCATCGGGCCCCAGGCCTTCGACCCGGCCACGCTGACTTGGAGCTGGAGCGCCGACACCAGCAGCGCCGGCGCCGACTACGACAACGCCTTCTGCAGCTCGCCGATGGACAACGACCTGGTGGCGGCCTTCACCGCTGCGGACGCGGGCAACTACGTCTTCGATCTCGTCGCCCCGGACTTCGACGCGGTCCTCTACATCTGGAGCAACGGCTGCGGTCCCGCCGCATCGGCCGCCGGCTGCACCGACTGGTACGGCCCCGGCGGCGGCGAGAACCTCCAGGTCACCCTCGCCGCAGGCGACACGGTCTACGTCGTGGTCGACGGCGCCGATGCCCGCGGCGGCGGCCAGTCGGGCCCCTTCACCCTTACCGTCTCCCGTCCCGTCTGCGGCAACGGCGTGCTCGAGTACGCCGAGCAGTGCGACGACGGCAACTTCTTCGGCGCCGACGGCTGCAACACCTTCTGCTCGCTGGAGCCGGGTTGGGAATGTCCGACCCCGGGCTCGTCCTGCCACGAGGTGGTCTGCGGGGACGGCACCGTGGGCCGCGGCGAGAATTGCGACGACGGCAACGAGACGGACGGCGACGGCTGCAGCGCCGACTGCTTCTGGATCGAGGCGGGCCACGCCTGCCCGCCGGAAGGCGGCGCCTGCCGGGTGATCACCTGCGGCGACGGATTCGTCGATGGCAGCGAGGCCTGCGACGACGCGAACACCGCCGACCTCGATGGCTGCTCCAGCAGCTGCGTGGTGGAGCCGGGCTGGGGCTGCCTCCCGGGCCAGTCCTGCCATCCGATCGTCTGCGGCGACGGCAACGTCGACGGGACGGAGAGCTGCGACGACGGCAACACCACCAGCGGCGACGGCTGCACCTCGACCTGCACCCTGGAGCTCGCACCGGTGGGCGGCAACCTCACCTTCGCCGGCTCGATCGACGCGGGCGATCCGATCTGGGCCCGCCCCAACTTCGACTGCACCGACGTCGGCAATGTCGCCGACTACCCCTACGACCTGATCACCGTGAGCAACGGCGGCACCGAGGCGCTGCCGATCACCGCCACCGCGACCTGGAGCAACGGCGACGGCTACCTCTTCGCCCACCTCGCTCCCTTCGATCCCACGCTGCCCACCAGCGGCTGCCTCGCCGGCAACGACGACTACATGGGCACCGGGCAGAGCCAGGTGGAGCGGGTGCGCGTCGGCGCCGGCGAGACCCTGGTCCTGGTCGCCACCCCCTTCTCCAACGCCCACCACATCGGGCCGTGGACCGTGGCGGTCACCACCGAGGCCCATCTCTGCGGCGACGGCGTGGGCACCGGGAGCGAGGCCTGCGACGACGGGAACTCCAGCGACGGCGACGGGTGCAGCGCCAGCTGCGCCGTCGAGGCGGGCTTCACCTGCCCGCCTGCTGGCGGACCCTGCAACTGA
- a CDS encoding nuclear transport factor 2 family protein — MATRDVAQRFIEALHRLEGQGDVEPLVEIFSDDCTLSNAASHHLFRGRDDVRRFWREYRGSFSEIRSNFRNRIESEGRVALEWRAEGTSPDGSTFAYDGVSILEFDGDRVKRFHAYFDPRHLGHQLYGRHA, encoded by the coding sequence ATGGCGACGAGGGACGTGGCACAGCGGTTCATCGAGGCGTTGCACCGGCTGGAAGGGCAGGGCGACGTCGAGCCGCTGGTCGAGATCTTTTCGGACGACTGCACCTTGAGCAACGCCGCTTCGCACCACCTCTTCCGCGGACGGGACGACGTCCGGCGCTTCTGGCGGGAGTACCGCGGGAGCTTCAGCGAGATCCGCTCGAACTTCCGCAACCGAATCGAGTCGGAGGGCCGCGTCGCGCTGGAGTGGCGCGCCGAGGGGACCTCGCCGGACGGCAGCACCTTCGCCTACGACGGGGTGAGCATCCTCGAGTTCGACGGCGATCGGGTGAAGCGCTTCCACGCCTATTTCGACCCGCGGCACCTCGGGCACCAGCTCTACGGCAGGCACGCGTAA
- a CDS encoding choice-of-anchor D domain-containing protein: protein MQQLVVAILVFVLAACSGSDGEKGGTAGSGAGRLELVSGALPDDGLDALVEFGRVTLGTRRSRTLVLRNAGRKAVVVEPPRLTGLFSADLVAPATVEAGESLELTFFADVAAEGRSEAVARLAWEGGRIDLRLRAEGVACRAAVSPSTLDFGALQAERTWVRHVTVENVGEGLCALEAAEVSGAPFAVSLPPSTLLPGAKLSVPVEFTPADADPTTGTLELRIAGSAHQVELRGSGIVNCVSVEPEAIEFDTQSLCDAGQERVLSIRNDCGHDLTVGFFALQQESFAFGASRLPEQGTVLEAGGTEEARIVAWAGSPGRYEGTLQLSFDEGFLLEVPLGLEVSEADMETRIETFLPMVPQAIDVLVVVDDTTAMAPHRGKLATLADRILERLDGHDFHIGVTTVSSSSAPGCENAADGRLLPFDGSGPRIIERETPDAPASLAALLAQESCQDPAAATGLANAWRALDELAEMADDPVHPEPNDGNAGFLRDGSYLLVFFVGASGDVSPDAAATWGDRFASLRPSARALEDVSVQTWTLLPDWCEDAVADPATEVAARFGGSTWPLCAATLDRPTPPPVAPVPSTWNLSAWPADTDGDGQIRWSSGEIAVALDGEEIEPQAEDGTPVWSFEANFVPSVVFHRGHRPHGGEVLTITYKQQCGFRAVAGQAGELR, encoded by the coding sequence ATGCAGCAGCTCGTCGTCGCCATCCTCGTTTTCGTCCTCGCCGCCTGCTCCGGCAGCGACGGGGAGAAGGGCGGGACCGCAGGGAGCGGCGCCGGGAGGCTGGAGCTGGTCTCCGGCGCCCTGCCCGACGACGGCCTCGACGCCCTCGTCGAGTTCGGCAGGGTCACCCTGGGCACCAGGCGCAGCAGGACCCTCGTCCTCCGCAACGCCGGCAGGAAGGCGGTGGTGGTGGAGCCGCCGCGGCTCACCGGCCTCTTCTCCGCCGACCTCGTCGCCCCCGCCACGGTGGAGGCTGGCGAGAGCCTCGAGCTGACCTTCTTCGCCGACGTCGCCGCCGAGGGGCGGAGCGAGGCGGTGGCGCGGCTCGCCTGGGAGGGCGGCAGGATCGACCTGCGCCTGCGGGCCGAGGGCGTGGCCTGCAGGGCCGCGGTCTCCCCCTCCACCCTCGATTTTGGCGCGCTGCAGGCTGAGCGCACCTGGGTGCGGCACGTCACCGTGGAGAACGTCGGGGAGGGGCTCTGCGCCCTCGAGGCGGCGGAGGTGAGCGGCGCGCCTTTCGCCGTCTCCCTCCCGCCGAGCACCCTCCTGCCCGGGGCGAAGCTCTCGGTGCCGGTGGAGTTCACGCCGGCGGACGCGGATCCGACCACCGGGACGCTCGAGTTGCGGATCGCCGGCAGCGCCCACCAGGTCGAGCTGCGCGGCAGCGGCATCGTCAACTGCGTCTCGGTCGAACCGGAGGCGATCGAATTCGACACCCAGTCGCTCTGCGACGCGGGGCAGGAGCGCGTGCTCAGCATCCGCAACGATTGCGGCCACGACCTCACGGTCGGATTCTTCGCCCTCCAGCAGGAGAGCTTCGCCTTTGGTGCCAGCCGCCTGCCGGAGCAGGGGACCGTCCTCGAAGCAGGGGGCACGGAGGAGGCGCGCATCGTCGCCTGGGCCGGGTCGCCGGGGCGCTACGAGGGGACGTTGCAGCTCTCCTTCGACGAGGGCTTCCTTCTCGAGGTGCCCCTTGGCCTCGAAGTGTCGGAAGCCGACATGGAGACGCGGATCGAGACGTTCCTGCCGATGGTGCCGCAGGCTATCGACGTGCTGGTGGTGGTGGACGACACCACCGCGATGGCGCCCCACCGAGGCAAACTCGCGACCCTCGCCGACCGGATCCTCGAGCGTCTCGACGGCCACGATTTCCACATCGGCGTCACCACCGTCTCCTCGTCCAGCGCCCCCGGCTGCGAGAACGCCGCCGACGGCAGGCTGCTCCCGTTCGACGGTAGCGGGCCGCGGATCATCGAGCGGGAGACGCCCGATGCGCCTGCGTCCCTCGCGGCGCTGCTCGCGCAGGAGAGCTGCCAGGATCCCGCCGCCGCCACCGGCCTCGCCAACGCCTGGCGTGCCCTCGACGAGCTGGCGGAGATGGCCGACGATCCCGTGCACCCGGAGCCGAACGACGGCAACGCGGGCTTCCTCCGGGACGGCTCCTACCTCCTCGTCTTTTTCGTCGGCGCCAGCGGCGACGTCTCCCCGGATGCTGCCGCGACCTGGGGGGACCGCTTCGCCAGCCTGCGGCCGAGCGCGCGGGCCCTCGAGGACGTCTCGGTGCAGACCTGGACGCTGCTTCCCGATTGGTGCGAGGACGCCGTCGCGGATCCCGCCACCGAGGTGGCGGCGCGCTTCGGCGGGAGCACGTGGCCGCTCTGCGCCGCCACGCTCGATCGGCCGACGCCGCCGCCGGTGGCGCCGGTGCCCTCCACCTGGAACCTCTCGGCCTGGCCCGCGGACACCGACGGTGACGGGCAGATCCGCTGGTCCTCCGGCGAGATCGCGGTGGCCCTCGACGGCGAGGAGATCGAGCCGCAGGCGGAGGACGGCACGCCGGTGTGGAGCTTCGAGGCCAACTTCGTTCCCTCGGTGGTCTTCCACCGGGGCCACCGGCCCCATGGCGGAGAAGTTCTCACCATTACCTACAAGCAACAGTGCGGATTCAGGGCTGTAGCTGGACAAGCAGGCGAGCTGCGGTGA
- a CDS encoding choice-of-anchor D domain-containing protein, with product MLDTRSRLLALLLLLSAVVNACSCGDRPTTGLAPKLVVTGGATPAGTELLVDLGAVAVGRTGERIVRLRNEGTAPLELQPFALEAPFSAKQLPAALPIGGEVELQVGFAPLRPGPVQARRQLVSNGGSFELLFRGEGVAAAVACEPRVVDLGNAVVGERVERTVTCTNHSTVEARLHVQTPEGPDAGAFDHERSFEEDPLLLAPGASGSFVVLGVPQRLGRHEATLAILDGASTTAHLSLAMTGNQAAFALEPQGCIDFGFVAPDAVVEQALLLRNLGSAPLAIDSLALAAADYAIVGATAPFTIPADDPDTAAAENEQPITVRFAPSELGRRDGTLRIGTDDPRNPEVEVCLRGFAGGPVLACNPGAVDFGKSAIDVPLVRHLLCSNVGVAVPGTEEDDLHVRSVGTSTEPFTAAVVGGIDPAGYPVGAAFTVAITWSPFDEGIDAGELQIETNEPRTLAVPITGEALDLLPCSLQIDPVALDFGLRPPGSEATLRTVLHNVGRGPCLLRDVAVQGEGFALDGDPRDAITLESGERLLLPVRFTAGRSAVEGSLDLVASDPAQPNRSVPLRGAGMEGCLRMVPERLDFGTLTPGCSSVAREVQLVNACPGAVTVESVALDAGTPFTVAQAALPAQLLAGDVLRLTANFAPQAEGTFEHLLRVRTDESATAFTLPLVGHAAHDADQIDSWIQENDNAVDVLLVIDNSGSMAGEQQALADNLPALLDWAQTQGTDFQIGVTTTGLASEGGGCPGGVDGGEDGRLYPVDNSHPRILTPSTPDLAAHYAFNTQVGTCHGSEMGLEAATRALSSPVIDNADDPRHVHPNDGNLGFLREEASLSVIFVSDDDDHSVGAGGAFFQLLLGLKDFDPSRVSAHAIVGMVEGCDQVAAIGTRYLDVVRRAGGVAQDICTSDWVSTLQAIGTGAFATRDRFPLRGLPADENGDGTIDEAELDVRVGGTVVPQARWSYDVERNQVVFLPQARPEPGDLVEVQYRMACL from the coding sequence ATGCTCGATACCCGCTCGCGCCTCCTGGCGCTCCTGCTGCTCCTCTCCGCAGTGGTCAACGCCTGCTCGTGCGGCGACCGCCCCACCACCGGCCTCGCGCCGAAGCTCGTCGTCACAGGCGGGGCGACGCCAGCGGGTACGGAACTGCTCGTCGATCTCGGCGCCGTGGCGGTGGGCCGCACCGGCGAGCGCATCGTCCGGCTCCGCAACGAGGGGACCGCGCCCCTCGAGCTGCAGCCCTTCGCGCTCGAGGCGCCCTTCTCCGCGAAGCAGCTTCCTGCGGCGCTGCCCATCGGCGGGGAGGTGGAGCTGCAGGTCGGCTTCGCGCCGCTGCGCCCGGGCCCGGTGCAGGCCCGCCGCCAACTGGTGTCGAACGGCGGGAGCTTCGAGCTCCTCTTCCGCGGCGAGGGCGTCGCCGCCGCAGTGGCCTGCGAGCCCCGCGTCGTCGACCTCGGCAACGCGGTGGTCGGCGAGCGCGTCGAGCGCACCGTCACCTGCACCAACCACTCGACCGTCGAGGCGCGTCTCCACGTCCAGACACCCGAAGGGCCGGACGCCGGCGCCTTCGATCACGAACGGAGCTTCGAGGAGGATCCGCTCCTGCTCGCCCCCGGCGCCAGCGGCAGCTTCGTCGTCCTCGGCGTGCCGCAGCGCCTCGGCCGCCACGAGGCGACGCTCGCCATCCTCGACGGCGCCAGCACCACGGCGCATCTCTCCCTGGCGATGACCGGCAACCAGGCCGCGTTCGCGCTGGAGCCGCAGGGCTGCATCGATTTCGGCTTCGTCGCCCCGGACGCGGTGGTGGAGCAGGCGCTCCTGCTCCGGAACCTCGGCAGCGCGCCCCTCGCGATCGACTCCCTCGCGCTCGCCGCCGCCGATTACGCCATCGTCGGCGCCACTGCGCCCTTCACGATCCCGGCGGACGATCCCGACACCGCCGCTGCGGAGAACGAGCAGCCGATCACCGTCCGCTTCGCGCCTAGCGAGCTGGGCAGGCGCGACGGCACCCTGCGCATCGGGACCGACGATCCCCGCAACCCGGAGGTCGAGGTCTGCCTCCGCGGTTTCGCCGGCGGGCCGGTCCTCGCCTGCAACCCCGGCGCCGTCGACTTCGGCAAGAGCGCCATCGACGTGCCGCTGGTCCGCCACCTCCTCTGCAGCAACGTCGGCGTCGCGGTGCCGGGCACCGAGGAGGACGACCTCCACGTGCGCTCGGTGGGAACGAGCACCGAGCCCTTCACCGCAGCGGTCGTCGGCGGCATCGATCCCGCCGGCTATCCCGTGGGCGCCGCCTTCACCGTGGCGATCACCTGGTCGCCCTTCGACGAGGGGATCGACGCAGGCGAGCTGCAGATCGAGACCAACGAGCCCCGGACGCTGGCGGTGCCGATCACCGGCGAGGCGCTCGACCTGCTCCCCTGCAGCCTCCAGATCGATCCCGTTGCCCTCGACTTCGGCCTGCGTCCGCCTGGCAGCGAGGCGACGCTGCGGACCGTGCTCCACAACGTCGGCCGCGGCCCCTGCCTGCTCCGCGACGTGGCGGTGCAGGGCGAGGGCTTCGCCCTCGACGGCGATCCGCGCGACGCGATCACGCTGGAAAGCGGCGAGCGCCTCCTCCTTCCGGTCCGCTTCACCGCGGGACGCAGCGCCGTGGAGGGCAGCCTCGATCTGGTCGCCTCCGACCCGGCGCAGCCGAACCGCAGCGTGCCGCTCCGCGGCGCCGGCATGGAGGGTTGCCTGCGCATGGTCCCCGAGCGCCTCGACTTCGGCACGCTCACGCCGGGCTGCAGCTCGGTCGCACGGGAGGTGCAGCTCGTCAACGCCTGCCCCGGCGCCGTCACCGTCGAGTCGGTCGCGCTCGACGCCGGCACGCCCTTCACCGTCGCGCAGGCTGCGCTGCCGGCGCAGCTCCTCGCCGGCGACGTGCTGCGGCTGACCGCGAACTTCGCGCCGCAGGCGGAAGGCACGTTCGAGCACCTGCTCCGGGTTCGCACCGACGAGAGCGCCACCGCCTTCACCCTGCCGCTCGTTGGCCATGCGGCCCACGACGCCGACCAGATCGACAGCTGGATCCAGGAGAACGACAACGCCGTCGACGTGCTCCTCGTGATCGACAACTCGGGTTCGATGGCTGGCGAGCAGCAGGCCCTCGCCGACAACCTGCCCGCGCTGCTCGACTGGGCGCAGACCCAGGGCACCGACTTCCAGATCGGCGTCACCACCACCGGCCTCGCCAGCGAAGGCGGCGGCTGCCCCGGCGGCGTGGACGGCGGCGAGGACGGCAGGCTCTATCCCGTCGACAACTCGCACCCGCGGATCCTCACGCCCTCGACGCCCGACCTCGCGGCGCACTACGCGTTCAACACCCAGGTCGGAACCTGCCACGGCTCGGAGATGGGCCTCGAGGCCGCCACCCGGGCGCTCTCGTCGCCGGTGATCGACAACGCCGACGATCCGCGCCACGTGCACCCGAACGACGGCAACCTCGGCTTCCTCCGCGAGGAGGCGTCGCTCTCGGTGATCTTCGTCTCCGACGACGACGACCACTCGGTAGGCGCGGGCGGCGCCTTCTTCCAGCTGCTCCTCGGCCTCAAGGATTTCGACCCGTCGCGAGTCTCTGCCCACGCGATCGTCGGCATGGTCGAGGGCTGCGATCAGGTCGCCGCCATCGGCACCCGCTACCTCGACGTGGTGCGGCGCGCCGGCGGCGTGGCCCAGGACATCTGCACCAGCGACTGGGTCTCGACGCTCCAGGCGATCGGCACCGGCGCCTTCGCCACCCGCGACCGCTTTCCGTTGCGCGGGCTGCCCGCCGACGAGAACGGCGACGGGACCATCGACGAGGCCGAGCTCGACGTGCGGGTGGGCGGCACCGTCGTGCCGCAGGCGCGCTGGTCCTACGACGTGGAACGCAACCAGGTGGTCTTCCTGCCGCAGGCCCGGCCGGAGCCAGGTGACCTGGTCGAAGTGCAGTACCGGATGGCCTGCCTGTGA